Proteins from a single region of Apium graveolens cultivar Ventura chromosome 7, ASM990537v1, whole genome shotgun sequence:
- the LOC141674778 gene encoding uncharacterized protein LOC141674778, producing the protein MPPKKPWDRRGQGEKSIQKTSGRVFFVTAKDAASTPSTISGSLSVSHENAIVLFDTGATHSFVSTSYAKNLDIASTALISDFSVGTPIGVTILGNSQYLDCVVRVDDRELLIDLLPIQMRDFDIILGMDWLERHKSTIDCPGKRIIFGDSNSPEFMFQGSKPSGCGKFISAIKAKKMVAHGSEGFLAHVIDTSKVQPEFEDVLVVHEFSDVFPKDLEGLPPEREIEFSIDLLPDAQPISKAPNRMASLEVQELEELLDKGFIRRSISPWGAPVLFVNKKDGSMRLCIDY; encoded by the coding sequence ATGCCACCAAAGAAGCCTTGGGATCGTAGAGGTCAGGGAGAGAAAAGCATCCAGAAGACTTCCGGTCGTGTGTTTTTTGTCACTGCAAAAGATGCTGCAAGTACTCCAAGTACCATTTCAGGATCACTTTCTGTCAGTCATGAAAATGCTATAGTCTTATTTGATACTGGAGCTACACATTCATTTGTCTCTACATCTTATGCTAAAAACTTAGACATTGCATCCACTGCACTTATATCGGATTTTTCTGTTGGCACTCCTATAGGTGTAACTATACTTGGGAATTCTCAGTATCTTGATTGTGTAGTTAGAGTAGACGATAGAGAACTACTTATAGATCTCTTACCTATTCAGATGAGGGACTTTGATATCATACTAGGGATGGATTGGCTGGAGCGACACAAATCTACAATTGATTGTCCAGGAAAAAGAATAATTTTTGGCGACTCCAATTCGCCCGAGTTCATGTTTCAAGGTTCTAAGCCTAGTGGTTGTGGAAAATTCATTTCGGCCATCAAGGCTAAGAAGATGGTTGCTCATGGATCTGAAGGATTTTTGGCTCATGTGATTGACACGTCCAAGGTGCAGCCAGAGTTTGAAGATGTTCTTGttgttcatgagttttcagatgTATTTCCCAAAGATTTGGAGGGTCTTCCGCCCGAAAGAGAAATAGAATTTTCTATCGATTTGTTACCAGATGCACAACCTATTTCCAAGGCACCTAATAGAATGGCTTCGTTAGAGGTACAAGAGCTGGAGGAGTTACTTGATAAGGGTTTTATTAGACGCAGTATTTCGCCTTGGGGAGCACCAGTTCTATTTGtgaataagaaggatggttcgaTGAGACTCTGTATTGATTAT